From one Silurus meridionalis isolate SWU-2019-XX chromosome 23, ASM1480568v1, whole genome shotgun sequence genomic stretch:
- the LOC124376523 gene encoding uncharacterized protein LOC124376523 has product MFHQFHVVESDCNFLRLLWWKQGNLNSQPTEFRMKVHLFGAASSPGCANYGMKHLAKENRDIYPQGSRFVMRNFYVDDGLASVENTEDAIQLAREARELCAMGGLRLHKFVSNDKKVLESIPLSERATNVKDKNLSFDELPLERALGIQWDVESDRFKLNVSLKEQPATRRGILSTVASLYDPLGFVAPVVLKAKSILQEMCRRGTGWDDPLTDELRHKWEQWKRDLAHLDNFTIARTYSPAGFGRVSKTELHHFSDASMKGYGQCSYLRFQNEKGDIHCALVVGKSRVSPTKVTTIPRLKLTAAVVSVKISNMLKEELGCINAEEFFWTDSKVVLGYIRNEARRFHTFVANRVQKIQLSSAPQQWRYVPTNENPADHALTASEFLSSTWLAGPKFLWNKEIKLASEEVPELSVRDPEVRSVLALSIKTTEHVSIVDRLSKFSSWSLTI; this is encoded by the coding sequence ATGTTCCATCAGTTCCATGTGGTTGAATCTGATTGCAACTTCTTGCGCTTGCTCTGGTGGAAGCAAGGaaatttgaactcacagcccACCGAGTTTCGCATGAAGGTACATTTGTTCGGTGCAGCTTCTTCTCCGGGATGTGCAAACTATGGGATGAAACATCTAGCTAAGGAGAATCGCGACATCTACCCTCAAGGCTCAAGATTTGTTATGAGGAACTTTTATGTGGATGATGGGCTCGCAAGCGTCGAAAACACCGAAGATGCCATTCAGCTTGCCAGGGAAGCTCGTGAGCTCTGCGCCATGGGCGGTCTCCGACTTCATAAATTTGTGTCTAATGACAAAAAGGTATTAGAGAGTATACCACTCTCCGAACGAGCCACCAACGTGAAGGATAAGAATCTCTCATTTGATGAATTGCCACTCGAGAGAGCTCTCGGGATTCAATGGGATGTGGAGTCTGACCGCTTCAAGCTTAACGTCAGCCTCAAAGAACAGCCTGCAACGCGACGCGGCATTTTATCTACAGTAGCTTCACTGTACGATCCTCTTGGGTTTGTAGCGCCAGTCGTCCTCAAAGCAAAGAGCATTCTTCAAGAGATGTGCAGGCGAGGTACTGGCTGGGACGATCCTCTTACTGATGAGCTTCGACATAAATGGGAACAATGGAAAAGAGATCTAGCCCACTTAGATAATTTTACCATAGCCCGTACCTACTCACCTGCTGGATTTGGAAGGGTCTCTAagacagagctgcatcacttctcTGATGCCAGTATGAAGGGTTACGGCCAGTGTTCATACCTGCGATTTCAAAACGAAAAGGGAGATATTCATTGTGCCTTGGTTGTAGGAAAATCACGTGTCTCTCCAACCAAAGTCACAACCATCCCACGACTAAAATTAACAGCAGCAGTTGTTTCCGTGAAAATAAGCAACATGCTTAAGGAGGAATTGGGATGCATTAATGCAGAGGAATTCTTCTGGACTGACTCTAAAGTGGTCTTAGGATACATAAGAAATGAAGCGCGACGGTTTCACACATTTGTAGCTAACCGGGTTCAAAAGattcagctcagctcagccCCACAACAGTGGCGATATGTCCCAACAAATGAGAATCCTGCTGACCACGCCTTGACTGCCAGTGAGTTTTTATCATCTACCTGGCTTGCCGGACCCAAGTTCTTATGGAACAAGGAAATAAAGCTAGCTTCAGAGGAAGTACCAGAGTTATCAGTCAGAGATCCAGAGGTCAGGAGTGTTCTAGCACTCAGTATTAAAACCACGGAACACGTAAGCATCGTTGATCGTCTGTCTAAGTTCTCATCTTGGTCGCTAACTATATGA